In Andreesenia angusta, a single genomic region encodes these proteins:
- a CDS encoding FliA/WhiG family RNA polymerase sigma factor, whose amino-acid sequence MKLDEVWIRYKKTKDEELKKELIVEYLPLVKIISGRMYNFYGGNIEYDDLLGYGVFGLIDAIDKFELKRDLKFETYAQIRIRGAMIDNLRKLDWIPRRIRKKAKDMEVTISRLENKYGRSVTNEEIAKELGLDLREVENTLSEISVSSVVSLEDTISQREDMSFSSEEKTPEQVLEATEVKKILAQNIDKLREKEKLVISMYYFDELTYKEIGRVLELSESRISQIHSKAILSLKNSLNKAGVDKY is encoded by the coding sequence ATGAAACTCGATGAAGTTTGGATAAGATACAAGAAGACAAAAGACGAAGAACTCAAAAAAGAGCTTATAGTTGAATACCTTCCGCTTGTTAAGATAATTTCAGGGAGAATGTACAATTTCTATGGGGGGAATATAGAATATGACGACCTCTTAGGGTATGGAGTGTTTGGGCTTATAGATGCCATAGACAAGTTTGAACTTAAGCGGGACCTCAAGTTCGAGACATATGCGCAGATAAGGATAAGAGGGGCCATGATAGATAATCTCAGAAAGCTAGACTGGATTCCAAGGAGAATAAGAAAGAAAGCAAAGGACATGGAAGTCACGATAAGCAGGCTAGAGAACAAGTATGGAAGGTCCGTGACAAACGAAGAGATTGCAAAAGAGTTGGGACTGGATTTGAGGGAAGTGGAAAACACTCTTTCCGAAATATCGGTTTCATCGGTTGTGTCTCTAGAGGATACGATTTCCCAAAGGGAGGACATGAGCTTCAGCAGCGAGGAAAAGACGCCGGAGCAGGTCCTAGAGGCAACTGAAGTGAAGAAAATACTTGCTCAGAACATAGACAAGCTTAGAGAGAAGGAAAAGCTAGTTATATCGATGTACTATTTTGATGAACTCACATACAAGGAGATAGGAAGGGTTTTAGAACTTTCTGAGTCTAGAATATCTCAGATACACAGCAAAGCTATACTGAGTCTGAAGAACAGCCTGAACAAAGCTGGAGTTGACAAATACTAG
- a CDS encoding DUF342 domain-containing protein, with protein sequence MDIKEIVLEGKEIDEIIDRGLLQISKSREEVEIEVIEKEKSFFGKVKSYQVKISYSEQAEVEQEEESSRESLDSEPSFYIDYLDDGVYMSFLEQGKKLDLMTIFEIISKYGIKDIIFSDVKKGFSEYGSIPFKIAPAQEREVPENGFLTYASADKMNGFIILFENSEKSPSEILEEIKEVFKIGVDYSKLEEAVSEKMYNRPVLVAEGIRAVDGKDGYVDYKFKTESMTNPRVKEDGTVDFKELELFNNIEANTVIAELIPPEEGEDGKDVFGNVVTFKAGKFASFKYGKNVEEIEGGKLLVSRTDGQIKLEDGKINIYEVYEVRGNVDNSVGNIDFKGSVKIKGNILTGFTVKCKGDLEVEGVIESANVESEGNIFIKKGILGSDRCEVKAKGNIYSRYIESAYVFSEKLVESEMMLHSEIVSRGDVIASGKKGVIMGGRTRAKNEVRAKSIGTVMATPTFIEVGVDPYIKQETDLLKKGIDSLEADIYKLEQVISHLKGSYDRGILDEKKRGMYLSAIDTKIDLEKRLEEAVAMADRNNYEKQVIRGRVVFEDIIHPGVRITIGTSIYQIDEDIAHSTIYKDQFDGEIKIGPFIDK encoded by the coding sequence TTGGATATAAAAGAGATCGTACTAGAAGGAAAAGAAATAGATGAAATAATAGACAGAGGGCTGCTTCAGATTTCTAAGTCTAGAGAAGAAGTCGAAATAGAGGTAATTGAAAAGGAAAAGAGCTTCTTTGGCAAGGTGAAGTCATACCAAGTGAAGATAAGCTATTCTGAGCAAGCAGAAGTAGAGCAGGAAGAGGAGAGCAGCAGAGAGTCCTTGGACTCGGAGCCGTCTTTTTACATAGACTACTTGGATGACGGGGTTTATATGAGCTTTCTAGAGCAGGGGAAAAAGCTGGACCTTATGACCATATTTGAAATAATAAGCAAATATGGAATCAAAGACATCATATTTTCCGATGTAAAGAAGGGATTTTCTGAATATGGGAGCATACCGTTCAAAATAGCGCCTGCCCAAGAGAGGGAAGTGCCTGAGAACGGTTTTTTGACATATGCAAGTGCGGACAAGATGAACGGCTTCATAATACTGTTCGAGAACAGTGAAAAAAGTCCAAGCGAGATACTTGAAGAGATCAAAGAGGTGTTCAAGATAGGCGTTGACTACAGCAAGCTTGAAGAAGCTGTATCAGAAAAGATGTACAACAGGCCGGTGCTTGTAGCCGAAGGGATTAGGGCCGTGGACGGAAAAGACGGGTATGTAGACTACAAGTTCAAAACAGAGTCTATGACCAATCCGAGAGTCAAAGAGGACGGAACTGTGGACTTCAAGGAGCTTGAGCTTTTCAACAATATAGAGGCCAACACTGTGATAGCGGAGCTGATACCTCCTGAAGAGGGGGAAGACGGCAAAGACGTCTTTGGAAACGTTGTGACTTTTAAAGCAGGGAAATTCGCCAGCTTCAAATACGGAAAAAACGTAGAAGAGATAGAAGGCGGCAAACTGCTTGTATCTAGAACTGACGGGCAGATAAAGCTAGAAGACGGAAAGATAAATATATACGAGGTGTACGAAGTCAGAGGTAATGTAGACAACTCTGTAGGGAATATAGACTTCAAGGGAAGCGTCAAGATAAAGGGAAATATACTCACTGGGTTCACCGTAAAGTGCAAGGGCGATCTCGAAGTGGAAGGTGTAATAGAGAGCGCAAATGTAGAGAGCGAAGGGAACATATTTATAAAGAAGGGCATACTCGGAAGCGACAGATGCGAGGTCAAGGCGAAGGGGAATATCTACTCTAGGTACATAGAGAGCGCCTATGTGTTTTCTGAAAAGCTGGTTGAGTCAGAGATGATGCTCCACAGCGAGATAGTGAGCAGAGGAGATGTAATTGCAAGCGGCAAGAAAGGCGTTATAATGGGCGGAAGGACAAGGGCCAAGAACGAAGTCAGAGCCAAGAGCATAGGTACGGTCATGGCGACGCCAACTTTTATAGAGGTAGGGGTGGACCCGTATATAAAGCAAGAGACCGACTTGCTGAAGAAAGGCATAGACAGCTTAGAGGCTGATATATACAAGCTTGAACAGGTGATATCACATCTCAAGGGAAGTTACGACAGGGGCATACTAGACGAGAAAAAGAGAGGTATGTATCTAAGCGCCATAGATACAAAGATAGATCTGGAAAAGAGGCTAGAAGAAGCCGTAGCCATGGCGGACAGAAATAACTATGAAAAGCAGGTCATAAGGGGAAGAGTTGTATTCGAGGACATTATACACCCAGGCGTCAGGATAACTATTGGCACAAGCATATACCAAATCGACGAAGACATAGCCCACAGCACAATATACAAAGACCAATTCGACGGTGAGATAAAGATAGGACCTTTTATAGATAAATAG
- a CDS encoding DUF6115 domain-containing protein, protein MDTLFLIIGAVLVLISVILIAKAKSGSSEAETFEQVLREDMDLELDVDLDDEELRFIDEIAESEYEVEYEEEAEETPVKPELERGTLDHRDTVAIMYKAGISPNEIAKKLEMGKREVEIILKVKGLVK, encoded by the coding sequence TTGGACACTCTTTTCTTGATCATAGGGGCGGTTCTCGTTTTGATCTCGGTAATACTGATCGCCAAAGCAAAGTCCGGAAGCTCTGAGGCTGAGACTTTTGAGCAGGTTTTGAGAGAGGACATGGACTTAGAGCTAGATGTGGACTTAGACGATGAAGAGCTTAGGTTTATAGACGAGATTGCGGAGAGCGAATACGAAGTTGAGTATGAAGAAGAAGCAGAGGAGACTCCTGTAAAGCCCGAGCTTGAAAGGGGAACTCTTGACCACAGGGACACAGTTGCCATAATGTACAAGGCCGGGATTTCACCAAACGAGATAGCCAAGAAGCTCGAGATGGGAAAGCGGGAAGTAGAGATAATACTAAAAGTGAAGGGTCTTGTGAAATAA
- the rpsB gene encoding 30S ribosomal protein S2, whose amino-acid sequence MAVISMKGLLEAGVHFGHQTRRWNPKMAEYIFTERNGIYIIDLQKTVVKVEEAYNFVRDAVLDGGEVLFVGTKKQAQESIENEAKRCGMHFVNQRWLGGMLTNYNTIKKRIDRLEELNKMEEDGTFDVLPKKEVIKLKHERDKLEKFLGGIKEMKGVPQVMFVVDPRKEKIAVREAKILGIPVVGVVDTNCDPDEVDLVIPGNDDAIRAVKLLTETIANAVLEGKQSVEEEVEEEQIQE is encoded by the coding sequence ATGGCAGTAATATCAATGAAAGGCCTACTAGAGGCAGGAGTACACTTTGGACACCAAACTAGAAGATGGAACCCAAAGATGGCAGAGTATATTTTTACAGAGAGAAACGGAATCTATATAATAGATCTTCAGAAGACTGTTGTAAAAGTAGAAGAAGCTTATAATTTCGTAAGAGATGCAGTTCTTGACGGAGGAGAAGTTCTTTTCGTAGGAACTAAGAAGCAAGCTCAAGAGTCTATCGAAAACGAAGCAAAGAGATGTGGAATGCACTTCGTTAACCAAAGATGGCTTGGAGGAATGCTTACAAACTACAACACTATAAAGAAGAGAATAGACAGACTAGAAGAGCTTAACAAGATGGAAGAAGACGGAACTTTCGACGTACTTCCAAAGAAAGAAGTTATAAAGCTTAAGCACGAGAGAGACAAGCTTGAGAAATTCCTAGGCGGAATAAAGGAAATGAAGGGCGTACCTCAAGTTATGTTCGTTGTAGACCCTAGAAAAGAGAAGATAGCTGTAAGAGAAGCTAAAATACTTGGAATACCAGTTGTAGGAGTTGTAGACACTAACTGTGATCCAGACGAAGTAGATCTTGTAATTCCAGGAAACGACGACGCTATAAGAGCCGTTAAGCTTCTAACTGAGACAATAGCTAATGCTGTTCTAGAAGGAAAGCAGAGCGTTGAAGAAGAAGTAGAAGAAGAGCAAATACAAGAGTAA
- the tsf gene encoding translation elongation factor Ts produces MAISSALIKELREVSGAGMLDCKKALDETNGDIEKAIDLLREKGLSQAAKKSGRIASEGVVEAYIHGGRIGVIVEVNTETDFVAKNEDFRAFVKDVAMQIAAANPKYVSREEVQQDDIEREREVLTQQALNEGKPANIVEKMVEGRIDKFYKEICLLEQPFIKDPDTTVEKLLAEKIAKIGENIKIRRFTRYEVGEGIEKKEENFAEEVAKQMNA; encoded by the coding sequence ATGGCAATATCATCTGCTTTAATCAAAGAACTAAGAGAAGTATCGGGAGCTGGAATGCTTGACTGTAAAAAAGCTCTAGACGAGACTAACGGAGATATAGAAAAAGCAATAGACCTACTTAGAGAAAAAGGACTTTCTCAAGCGGCTAAGAAGTCTGGAAGAATAGCTTCTGAGGGAGTTGTAGAGGCTTACATCCACGGTGGAAGAATAGGAGTTATAGTTGAAGTCAACACAGAGACTGACTTCGTAGCTAAGAACGAAGACTTCAGAGCTTTCGTAAAAGACGTGGCTATGCAGATAGCTGCTGCAAACCCTAAGTATGTTTCAAGAGAAGAAGTTCAGCAAGACGATATAGAGAGAGAAAGAGAAGTTCTTACTCAACAAGCTCTAAACGAAGGAAAGCCAGCTAACATAGTGGAGAAAATGGTAGAGGGAAGAATAGACAAGTTCTACAAAGAGATATGCCTTCTAGAGCAGCCTTTCATAAAGGATCCAGACACTACTGTAGAAAAGCTTCTAGCTGAGAAGATAGCTAAGATAGGAGAAAATATCAAGATAAGAAGATTCACTAGATACGAAGTTGGTGAAGGAATAGAGAAAAAAGAAGAGAACTTTGCTGAAGAAGTTGCAAAGCAAATGAACGCTTAG
- the pyrH gene encoding UMP kinase, with product MDKPKFKRVILKLSGEALAGDKGFGIDEETVDNIAKEISKIGEMDVQVAIVVGGGNFWRGRSAQRMDRATSDYIGMLGTTINALALQDALENIGVDTRVQTAIGMQEVAEPYIRRKAIRHLQKGRVVIFAAGSGNPYFSTDTTAALRAAEIEAEVILLAKKGVDGVYDSDPKINPSAKKFESLRYIDILNRGLGIMDSTATSLCMDNSIPLIVFGIDDPENIVRVVTGEQIGTDVKGV from the coding sequence ATGGATAAACCTAAATTTAAGAGAGTAATACTGAAGTTAAGTGGGGAAGCATTAGCGGGGGATAAAGGATTTGGAATAGACGAAGAGACGGTAGACAATATAGCGAAAGAGATATCTAAAATAGGCGAGATGGATGTTCAGGTAGCTATAGTAGTAGGGGGAGGAAATTTCTGGAGAGGAAGAAGTGCTCAGAGAATGGACAGAGCTACATCTGACTACATAGGGATGCTAGGAACTACTATAAATGCACTTGCGCTTCAAGACGCACTTGAAAACATAGGAGTGGACACTAGAGTGCAGACTGCGATAGGGATGCAGGAAGTGGCGGAGCCTTATATAAGGAGAAAAGCCATAAGACATCTGCAAAAAGGCAGAGTTGTTATATTTGCCGCAGGATCTGGAAATCCTTACTTCTCTACAGATACCACTGCCGCGCTTAGAGCCGCTGAGATAGAGGCTGAAGTGATACTTCTAGCGAAAAAAGGAGTGGACGGAGTTTACGATTCAGATCCAAAGATAAATCCTTCTGCAAAAAAATTCGAAAGTTTGAGATATATAGACATATTGAACAGAGGACTTGGTATAATGGACTCTACAGCTACATCTCTATGTATGGACAACAGCATACCACTGATAGTATTCGGCATAGACGATCCTGAAAACATAGTGAGAGTTGTGACTGGAGAACAAATAGGAACAGATGTCAAGGGGGTTTAA
- the frr gene encoding ribosome recycling factor: MNLEIHQNTEDKMSKTISAYKEELGSIRAGRANPSLLDRISIDYYGAITPLNQLANVSAPEPRLLVIQPYDASTIAAIEKVIQASDLGLNPSNDGKIIRLAIPQLTEERRKELIKVVKKAAENAKVVIRNQRRDANDAIKKMLKDGELTEDDVKAAEAKVQEITDKKVSEIDKLTEEKEKELLEV; the protein is encoded by the coding sequence ATGAACTTAGAGATACATCAAAACACAGAAGATAAAATGAGCAAGACTATATCGGCTTACAAAGAAGAGTTAGGCAGCATAAGAGCTGGAAGGGCGAACCCTTCACTGCTAGACAGAATATCTATAGACTACTATGGAGCGATTACGCCGCTTAACCAGCTGGCGAACGTATCTGCACCAGAGCCTAGACTGCTTGTGATACAGCCTTATGATGCAAGCACTATAGCTGCAATCGAGAAGGTAATACAGGCTTCAGACCTAGGGCTTAACCCGTCAAACGACGGAAAGATAATAAGGCTTGCCATCCCTCAGCTTACAGAGGAGAGAAGGAAAGAGCTTATAAAGGTTGTAAAGAAAGCGGCTGAAAATGCCAAGGTAGTCATCAGAAACCAGAGAAGAGATGCAAACGACGCCATAAAGAAGATGCTCAAAGACGGAGAGCTTACTGAGGACGATGTGAAGGCTGCAGAAGCCAAAGTCCAGGAGATAACAGACAAGAAAGTGTCTGAAATAGATAAGCTAACTGAAGAAAAAGAGAAGGAACTTCTAGAGGTGTAG
- a CDS encoding isoprenyl transferase, whose amino-acid sequence MAKPSIKIDTEKLPEHIAIIMDGNGRWAKKRFLPRTAGHKVGVERVRDAIKAVDELGIKYLTLYAFSTENWKRPQDEVQMLMKLLAEYLKKELDELHRNGVRIRVLGSLDEIPEKVRTEILNSMEKTKDNDNIVLNIALNYGSRQEIVRGIREFASEVLEGKRDLDSLDEESFKDYLYTGSQPDPDMVIRTSGEERISNFLLYQIAYSELIFTDTLWPDFKKENLHEAIAEFQKRKRRFGGI is encoded by the coding sequence TTGGCAAAACCCTCTATAAAGATAGACACGGAAAAACTGCCCGAGCATATAGCTATTATAATGGATGGAAACGGAAGATGGGCAAAAAAGAGGTTTCTTCCCAGGACAGCGGGGCATAAAGTAGGAGTTGAAAGGGTCAGAGACGCTATAAAGGCAGTTGATGAACTTGGGATAAAATACCTCACGCTTTACGCTTTTTCGACTGAAAACTGGAAGAGGCCACAAGATGAAGTCCAAATGCTTATGAAGCTCTTGGCAGAATACCTGAAGAAAGAGCTAGACGAGCTTCATAGAAACGGAGTCAGAATAAGAGTGTTGGGGAGCCTGGATGAAATACCTGAGAAGGTGAGAACTGAAATCCTGAATTCCATGGAGAAGACAAAAGACAACGACAATATAGTCTTGAACATAGCTCTTAACTACGGGTCGAGGCAGGAGATTGTACGCGGCATAAGAGAGTTCGCAAGTGAGGTGCTAGAGGGAAAGAGAGATTTAGACAGCCTCGACGAAGAGAGCTTTAAGGACTACCTCTACACTGGAAGCCAGCCGGACCCTGATATGGTTATAAGGACAAGTGGGGAAGAGAGGATAAGCAATTTTCTGCTCTACCAGATAGCTTATAGCGAACTTATTTTCACAGACACGCTCTGGCCCGACTTCAAGAAAGAGAATCTGCACGAGGCCATAGCAGAGTTCCAAAAAAGAAAAAGAAGATTTGGAGGAATTTAA
- a CDS encoding phosphatidate cytidylyltransferase, protein MKTRIISGLIGLAILLVVLYSGGMVFKGTILAITLVGLYEYHRAIEGLKDKYIVSYMNYLFAIALFFKDILGMEDYLGEILFLYAIAVAMHMVLKRDTTLKDVSYSMFGGIYVAFFLSHLYSFEGSMLIWLIFIVAWMTDTFAYFTGMFFGKHKLCPHLSPKKTVEGALGGVVGAAVSAVVFSLYFKVNGVFLIGIMAVFGSVISQVGDLTASRIKRIAGIKDYGNLMPGHGGVLDRFDSIIFASPFIYYSLKLFGLM, encoded by the coding sequence ATGAAGACTAGGATAATTTCAGGACTTATTGGATTGGCAATACTGCTTGTGGTGCTTTATAGCGGAGGAATGGTTTTCAAAGGCACAATACTGGCAATCACGCTTGTGGGGCTCTATGAGTACCACAGGGCGATTGAAGGCTTAAAAGACAAGTACATAGTGTCGTATATGAACTATTTGTTCGCGATTGCACTTTTCTTCAAAGATATACTTGGGATGGAGGATTATCTGGGGGAGATTCTCTTTCTCTACGCCATAGCTGTAGCTATGCATATGGTTCTCAAAAGAGACACTACGCTTAAAGACGTCAGCTACTCTATGTTCGGGGGGATATACGTGGCTTTCTTCCTTTCGCATCTATACAGCTTCGAGGGGAGCATGCTGATATGGCTTATATTCATAGTGGCGTGGATGACAGACACTTTTGCGTATTTCACAGGCATGTTTTTCGGAAAGCACAAGCTCTGCCCTCACCTAAGCCCTAAAAAGACAGTGGAAGGAGCTTTAGGCGGAGTAGTAGGAGCTGCAGTATCGGCTGTCGTGTTTTCGCTGTACTTTAAGGTAAACGGGGTGTTCCTCATAGGGATTATGGCTGTATTCGGCTCGGTAATCTCGCAGGTAGGAGACCTTACGGCCTCTAGGATAAAGAGGATAGCGGGGATAAAGGACTACGGAAATCTCATGCCGGGCCACGGCGGGGTGCTAGATAGGTTTGACAGCATAATATTCGCATCACCCTTCATATACTACAGCTTGAAGCTCTTTGGGCTTATGTAG
- a CDS encoding 1-deoxy-D-xylulose-5-phosphate reductoisomerase, whose amino-acid sequence MKKISILGSTGSIGTQSLDVVRNNPGFKVEGLSTNSSIDKLYEQIEEFGPRHVSVGTEEAKYELLRKLKDGGIKDVEVYSGESGLLEIARDESEILITSVVGMVGLLPTLAAIEKGKKIALANKETLVTAGEIVMKAAEEKGSEIIPVDSEHSAIFQCLNGERRSEVERIILTASGGPFRGRKLDELKNISVREALNHPNWSMGSKISIDSATLMNKGLEMIEAKWLFDIDMEYVCPIVHPQSIIHSMVEFVDGSIMAHMGTPDMRIPIQYALTYPYRARNNVEKLDFLKLKSLTFEEPDRDTFKAIRLAVDSANVGGTMPSVLNAANEVAVELFLKEKIGFLDIADSVEAAMEAHTVKSKPSLEDILEADRWTREFVVSRRI is encoded by the coding sequence TTGAAAAAGATAAGCATACTCGGATCTACAGGCTCTATAGGAACACAGTCGCTTGACGTAGTTAGAAATAACCCTGGATTTAAAGTTGAGGGGCTTTCTACAAACAGCAGTATAGACAAGCTCTATGAGCAGATTGAAGAGTTCGGGCCTCGCCACGTATCAGTTGGAACAGAGGAGGCGAAGTACGAGCTTTTGAGAAAGCTAAAAGACGGCGGGATTAAAGATGTGGAAGTCTACTCCGGAGAGTCAGGGCTGCTTGAGATAGCACGCGACGAAAGCGAGATACTTATAACTTCGGTTGTGGGTATGGTTGGACTTCTACCTACGCTCGCCGCGATAGAAAAAGGCAAAAAGATAGCACTTGCAAATAAGGAGACGCTTGTCACAGCAGGGGAAATAGTTATGAAGGCCGCAGAGGAAAAGGGGTCTGAAATAATACCGGTGGACAGCGAACACTCCGCTATATTCCAGTGCCTAAACGGCGAGAGAAGGTCCGAGGTGGAGCGCATAATACTCACGGCTTCAGGGGGGCCTTTCAGGGGCAGAAAGCTAGATGAGCTCAAAAACATAAGTGTGAGAGAAGCGCTTAATCACCCTAACTGGAGCATGGGGTCCAAGATAAGTATAGACTCGGCCACACTTATGAACAAGGGACTTGAGATGATAGAGGCTAAATGGCTTTTCGACATAGATATGGAATATGTATGCCCTATAGTGCATCCTCAGAGCATAATACACTCTATGGTGGAGTTCGTAGATGGTAGCATAATGGCACATATGGGGACTCCAGACATGAGGATACCAATACAGTATGCGCTGACATATCCATATAGAGCCAGGAACAATGTGGAGAAACTGGATTTCTTGAAGCTGAAATCGCTCACTTTCGAAGAGCCGGACAGAGACACTTTCAAGGCTATAAGGCTTGCAGTGGATTCGGCAAATGTAGGAGGCACTATGCCTTCTGTGCTGAACGCGGCAAACGAAGTGGCTGTGGAACTTTTTCTGAAAGAGAAGATAGGGTTTCTGGATATAGCTGACAGCGTGGAAGCGGCAATGGAAGCCCACACTGTGAAGAGCAAGCCGTCTTTAGAGGATATACTAGAAGCGGATAGATGGACAAGGGAGTTTGTAGTCTCTAGACGTATTTAA
- the rseP gene encoding RIP metalloprotease RseP encodes MQTALATIFVFCLVVVVHEFGHFAVAKLSDVKVNEFSVGMGPRIFGKKFGETEYSLRLIPIGGFVKMEGEDEDSEDGRSFNKKSVKARMAIILAGAIMNFVLAFVVFGIYFYGVGSPTTEISEVSSGSPAYEAGLAPGDRITEIDGIAIDSWGDVSETIGKLGEKELNVEVERGDAVESFKMTPELNADENRLLIGISPEMESSIGDSLSMSGKTLVEVIGLMFDFIGRLFTGGVGTDDVSGPVGIIYIVGEAAKTGFLYVFYIAGLISVNLGFFNLLPIPALDGSRFMFLLLEALRGKPIDPEKEGRVHIVGFLLLMMFTVFITYKDIIKYNLF; translated from the coding sequence ATGCAGACAGCATTGGCGACAATATTTGTATTTTGTCTTGTAGTGGTGGTACATGAATTCGGGCATTTTGCAGTTGCAAAGTTGTCAGACGTAAAGGTGAATGAGTTTTCGGTGGGAATGGGACCGAGGATTTTTGGAAAGAAGTTCGGAGAAACAGAGTACTCTCTTAGATTGATTCCGATAGGCGGATTTGTCAAGATGGAGGGTGAGGACGAGGACTCCGAAGACGGCAGAAGCTTCAACAAGAAAAGCGTAAAAGCCAGAATGGCCATAATACTGGCAGGGGCAATTATGAACTTCGTGCTTGCCTTTGTGGTTTTCGGGATATACTTCTACGGGGTGGGAAGCCCTACCACAGAGATATCTGAAGTTTCAAGCGGTTCACCAGCATACGAAGCGGGGCTTGCTCCTGGAGACAGGATCACAGAGATAGACGGCATAGCCATAGACTCCTGGGGAGACGTGAGCGAGACTATAGGAAAGCTTGGAGAGAAGGAGCTAAACGTTGAGGTTGAAAGAGGGGATGCCGTCGAGTCGTTCAAGATGACTCCGGAGCTTAATGCAGATGAAAACAGACTGCTGATAGGCATATCGCCTGAGATGGAGAGCTCGATAGGCGACTCCCTCTCTATGTCTGGAAAGACGCTAGTAGAAGTCATAGGGCTTATGTTCGATTTCATAGGCAGGCTCTTTACAGGGGGAGTTGGAACAGACGATGTCTCAGGGCCGGTAGGAATAATCTATATAGTTGGAGAAGCGGCTAAGACAGGCTTCCTATACGTGTTCTATATAGCTGGATTGATAAGTGTGAACCTGGGCTTTTTCAATTTACTGCCTATACCGGCTCTGGACGGAAGCAGATTTATGTTTCTGCTCTTGGAAGCTCTGAGAGGCAAGCCTATAGATCCAGAGAAGGAAGGCAGAGTCCACATAGTTGGGTTTCTGCTGCTTATGATGTTTACGGTGTTTATAACGTATAAGGATATAATAAAATACAATCTATTTTAA
- the ispG gene encoding flavodoxin-dependent (E)-4-hydroxy-3-methylbut-2-enyl-diphosphate synthase: MRRESRRIYCGDVPIGGGSQVTVQSMTNTDTRDVEATVSQIKAMEAEGCDIVRLAVLDMDAARAIGEIKKSVSIPLIADIHFDYRLAIESVESGVDGLRINPGNIGGRDRVEKVVEVCRERNIPIRIGVNSGSIRQDILDRFGGVNEDSLVYSAMEHVKILEELDYRNIKLSLKTTDVDLTFRAYKKIAKMVDYPLHLGITEAGTVWAGTIKSAVGIGAMLLEGIGDTLRVSLTGDPVEEIRVGKQILRTVGLLKDRIEIVSCPTCGRTQIDLIKLANEVEKRISHIEKPIKLAIMGCVVNGPGEAKEADIGIAGGKGEGLIFKKGKIVKKVREEDLLEELIKEIENM, from the coding sequence ATGAGAAGAGAGAGCAGGCGCATATACTGTGGTGACGTTCCGATAGGTGGCGGATCGCAGGTTACAGTTCAATCTATGACAAATACAGATACAAGAGACGTTGAAGCTACAGTGTCTCAGATAAAGGCCATGGAAGCTGAAGGGTGTGACATAGTAAGGCTGGCTGTGCTGGATATGGATGCGGCCCGTGCCATAGGTGAAATCAAGAAATCCGTGAGTATACCGCTTATAGCTGATATACATTTCGACTACAGACTTGCGATAGAGTCGGTCGAAAGCGGTGTAGATGGGCTTAGGATAAACCCTGGCAACATAGGTGGCAGAGATAGGGTTGAAAAAGTGGTAGAAGTTTGCAGAGAGAGAAATATCCCAATCAGGATAGGGGTGAACTCTGGCTCAATAAGGCAGGACATACTGGACAGATTCGGGGGCGTAAACGAAGACTCCCTTGTCTACAGCGCTATGGAGCATGTGAAGATACTAGAAGAGCTGGACTACAGGAATATAAAGCTCTCTCTGAAAACCACAGACGTGGACTTAACTTTCAGGGCCTACAAGAAGATAGCGAAGATGGTGGACTATCCGCTTCACCTTGGCATAACAGAGGCTGGGACTGTCTGGGCTGGAACTATAAAGTCGGCTGTCGGAATAGGGGCGATGCTCCTAGAGGGCATAGGTGACACCTTGAGGGTTTCGCTGACAGGAGACCCTGTAGAGGAGATAAGAGTAGGAAAGCAGATACTCAGGACAGTAGGGCTTTTAAAGGACAGGATAGAGATAGTCTCGTGTCCGACTTGTGGCAGGACCCAGATAGACCTTATAAAGCTGGCAAACGAAGTAGAAAAGAGAATCTCACATATAGAGAAGCCTATAAAGCTGGCCATAATGGGATGTGTTGTAAATGGCCCTGGGGAAGCCAAGGAGGCCGACATAGGGATTGCTGGCGGAAAAGGCGAGGGGCTCATATTCAAAAAAGGCAAGATAGTCAAAAAAGTCAGAGAAGAAGACCTTTTAGAAGAGCTGATAAAAGAAATAGAGAATATGTAA